TTAGCTACTGTCGTTTTACCTGAACCCGCTAATCCACTTAATGTGATTATCATTTTAATTTATTTCTATAGCTAATAACTCTCAAGCCTTTCTGAAATATACTACCAAAAGGTATCGACATAAAGAAATAGATAATAAGCCACCACGGGAAAAAGTGGAATAGAGGCCCTTTATCAATAAGGGAGATCTGAAAATTACCAATAATATTTATTTCTTTCGTTGGTAGAGAATCAACAAATTTATATAGCCATGCGAACACAGGAATGACTATTACCATAATAATTCCCATAGGCTTGAAGTTAGCGAGCATTACTCCGCTTTGCTCTTTCATAATTTCTGCTTGTAACTCAGTCAGTTTTTTCAATTTATAAAAATTCTTGCTGAGCTGAGCATCTCTGAGCTCTTTCTGAAACGCGGCCATTATTTTCTGCTGCTTTGCAAGTTTCAGCCAATCTACGAGAAAATGCCTTATGACAGTCGTAATGAAGATCAAGAGAACAGCTACAATAAATATAGTTAGCAGAGGTTTTGATTGAAATGATATAGTCTGAAATAAATAATCCACACCTTTACATGAGGCTTCTCTCAGACTAGCGTCGAAAATCATAAAAAGCGCTAATAGAAACGAGAATATAGCTATAAACCTTATAATTGCATTCTTCGTTTGAGATTCCATTTCTACAATTTAAAATACAATTAGCTGGATATAATTATATGCTTTTATTTTGCAGCTATATAGCCAGCGCGCATAAGTTTCTGCTCTAAAACCTCTTGCTTAATATTACTTGCTTCTAAAATGGTAAACGCTAGTGATACATATTTTGATACATCACCTTCTTTACGGAGCATTTCTCTAACTGTCTGAGCAACTATTTCTCTAAATCTGTCAATAGATTTATGAACTGAGCAATATTGAGTTAAAGCCCAAGCAAGCCTTGAAATAAAATCTTCTGTGAATGCTACTTCCGCCACTAGAGAGCTTATCTCGCCTTTAGTTTCGTTTGCTTTGTTAACTTTAATAATACCTGCCTTTTCTAGCTCTAATATAATCCAATCCTCGACCATATCCCTTAGCTTCTCAGCGCCTCTCACATATAGCAACGACCTTTTTTACCTGCGGAACTCAAACCTCTGTAAACTCTGCCTTTATGTTTGGATGAGCATATCCAGTTTATTTTAGGATCTTTTACTATTGCTGGGTGATGTGGGTCTACGAAAATAACCTCGTAAAACTTATACAAGCCATCTTCGCCAACCCAATAAGAATTTAGAACTTCTAAGTTAGGATAGCGCTTTTGCGCTCTTTCCTCAGCTATCCTTTGCAAGCTCTTTGCCGGTGTTATTTGCTCGACGCCCATTTTGGAAGGTTTTCTACCACCTGTAAATCTAGACTTTCGCAGACCCCCTCTTCTTACTCTCGCTCTGACAACTACGTAGCCAGGCTTTGCTTTGTAGCCTAGAGCTCTTGCGCGGTCAAGCCTCAGAGGCTTTGATACTCTTTCTACAGTCTTTCCCTTACGCCAAGCTATAAGTCTTTCCCAGAGTAGTTTATCAACGTAAGTTTTACTCGGCTTCTTCCAAGCTTCTCTTATATAGCTATAACAGCTCCTTACCATTTTATCAAGATCAGTATTAATATTTGATTATAAAAGGTTTTTTACCTCTGAATAACTATACCTACTCTGTGAGAGATGGCGTTTCATATCATCATTTAGATTTTCCAGGTACTGAGCTAAAAGGAATTAAAATATGAATGTTGAAAAGATAAGGGCAGTAGAATTTCCAGAATCTAAAAATCTAATTTATCTTAATAATGCAGCTACAGGCTTAGTACCTAGTTCTGCTATTAAAG
The sequence above is a segment of the Candidatus Thermoplasmatota archaeon genome. Coding sequences within it:
- a CDS encoding EMC3/TMCO1 family protein, which produces MESQTKNAIIRFIAIFSFLLALFMIFDASLREASCKGVDYLFQTISFQSKPLLTIFIVAVLLIFITTVIRHFLVDWLKLAKQQKIMAAFQKELRDAQLSKNFYKLKKLTELQAEIMKEQSGVMLANFKPMGIIMVIVIPVFAWLYKFVDSLPTKEINIIGNFQISLIDKGPLFHFFPWWLIIYFFMSIPFGSIFQKGLRVISYRNKLK
- a CDS encoding 50S ribosomal protein L15e is translated as MVRSCYSYIREAWKKPSKTYVDKLLWERLIAWRKGKTVERVSKPLRLDRARALGYKAKPGYVVVRARVRRGGLRKSRFTGGRKPSKMGVEQITPAKSLQRIAEERAQKRYPNLEVLNSYWVGEDGLYKFYEVIFVDPHHPAIVKDPKINWICSSKHKGRVYRGLSSAGKKGRCYM